From Roseburia hominis, the proteins below share one genomic window:
- a CDS encoding LysR family transcriptional regulator, which yields MDIFDNLTKYKIFLSVAECKSISKAATQLYISQPAVSITIKKLEESLNTTLFIRNPKGVSLTEKGKILYDNARRAFNLLSDTEQLLKSPKSTGHLRIAASNVLCKHFLMPYLKEFTHQYPNTDVSITCTSSSNACSMIEKGNIDLAFVAKPEKLGKSQYHSLGIIEYVFVCTPTYRNKLNCTNDEIFEHGNIMLLNKDNGSRTHINNYYAKNNIMPSHILEINDMDMLIEFAKMSIGISCVVKQFVEHEIESSSLIEINLSKPIPPREIGFLYNHIQPFNNNILKFININFG from the coding sequence ATGGACATATTTGATAATCTTACGAAATATAAAATTTTTCTTTCAGTGGCTGAATGTAAAAGCATATCAAAAGCAGCAACACAATTATATATATCCCAGCCTGCCGTAAGCATTACAATTAAAAAACTGGAAGAAAGCCTAAATACCACGCTCTTTATACGAAACCCCAAGGGCGTTTCTCTTACTGAAAAGGGGAAAATACTATATGACAATGCAAGGCGAGCATTTAATTTGCTTTCTGATACAGAACAGCTTCTTAAATCGCCCAAAAGTACAGGACATTTACGGATAGCTGCAAGTAATGTATTGTGCAAACATTTTCTTATGCCTTACCTCAAAGAGTTTACACATCAATACCCCAATACCGACGTATCCATTACCTGTACCTCTTCATCAAATGCTTGTTCTATGATTGAAAAAGGCAATATTGATTTAGCCTTTGTAGCAAAGCCAGAAAAATTAGGCAAATCTCAATACCATTCATTAGGGATAATTGAATATGTTTTTGTTTGTACCCCCACATATAGAAATAAATTAAACTGTACAAATGATGAAATTTTTGAACATGGAAATATTATGCTACTTAATAAAGATAACGGTTCTCGCACACATATAAATAACTACTATGCCAAAAACAATATAATGCCATCACATATTTTGGAAATTAATGATATGGATATGCTTATCGAATTTGCAAAAATGAGCATTGGCATATCATGTGTTGTAAAACAATTCGTTGAACACGAAATAGAATCGTCTTCTCTCATAGAAATAAACTTATCAAAACCAATTCCCCCTCGTGAGATTGGCTTTTTATATAATCACATTCAACCTTTTAATAACAATATCTTAAAATTTATCAATATAAATTTTGGCTAA
- a CDS encoding helix-turn-helix transcriptional regulator: protein MRNVIKKLRKEAGLRQEDMANELGVSRQTIIAIENDKYNPTLELAMKIAKLLNLHVDEIFFLDE, encoded by the coding sequence ATGAGGAATGTGATTAAAAAACTTAGGAAAGAAGCAGGATTACGGCAAGAGGATATGGCAAATGAGTTAGGCGTAAGCCGTCAAACAATTATAGCGATTGAGAATGATAAATACAATCCCACTCTTGAACTTGCAATGAAAATCGCTAAACTGTTAAATCTCCATGTAGACGAAATTTTCTTTTTAGATGAATGA
- a CDS encoding winged helix-turn-helix domain-containing protein produces the protein MNKILTAVEGETGMESIQNPHSPSVLTFSGLEIHIHEQTVYHNDTLIPLTHHEFFTLTYLASHPSWVFSKEQIYEAVWKEHGTNCGSAVTNVVSQIRRKIGDEYIETVIGSGYRFVG, from the coding sequence GTGAATAAAATCCTTACAGCGGTGGAAGGTGAGACAGGAATGGAATCTATTCAAAATCCCCATTCCCCATCCGTTCTTACCTTCTCCGGACTGGAAATCCACATACACGAACAGACCGTCTACCATAACGATACGCTCATCCCACTGACACATCATGAGTTCTTTACTCTTACATATTTGGCATCCCATCCATCCTGGGTGTTTAGTAAAGAGCAGATCTATGAGGCAGTATGGAAAGAGCATGGTACGAATTGTGGTAGTGCCGTGACAAATGTAGTGAGTCAAATACGGAGGAAGATCGGCGATGAGTATATTGAGACTGTGATTGGCAGCGGGTATCGTTTTGTGGGGTGA
- a CDS encoding winged helix-turn-helix domain-containing protein, with product MGGDTDGTIEIVMRIIKASGIVTETVLTSFAVKNIEQRVSVLAFSKLEIHLKEQVVYHSGELISMSHHEFFTLLYLAQHPGWVFSKKQIYEAVWKEAGDGWAAVTNVVSQIRRKIGERYIKTVIGSGYKFEV from the coding sequence ATGGGTGGTGATACGGATGGAACGATTGAGATTGTAATGAGGATCATTAAGGCATCTGGAATAGTGACAGAGACAGTGCTTACTTCTTTTGCGGTTAAAAATATAGAACAAAGAGTATCTGTTCTTGCTTTTTCTAAACTGGAAATCCATCTAAAAGAACAGGTTGTTTACCATAGTGGGGAGCTTATTTCTATGAGCCACCATGAGTTTTTCACATTATTATATTTAGCGCAGCACCCGGGTTGGGTGTTCAGTAAGAAACAAATATATGAAGCCGTGTGGAAAGAGGCTGGAGATGGCTGGGCAGCGGTGACGAACGTGGTAAGCCAGATCAGACGGAAGATTGGGGAGAGGTACATAAAAACGGTTATCGGCAGTGGATACAAATTTGAAGTATGA
- a CDS encoding cysteine-rich KTR domain-containing protein, translating to MKKIEWIRCPICNGRTRNKVREDTVLINYPFYCPKCKQENLINVKLLKVVVIKEPDAKTQSR from the coding sequence TTGAAAAAAATAGAATGGATACGTTGCCCTATTTGCAATGGTAGGACACGTAATAAAGTTAGAGAAGATACAGTTTTGATAAATTATCCTTTCTATTGTCCAAAATGTAAACAAGAAAATTTAATCAATGTAAAGTTATTAAAGGTAGTAGTTATCAAAGAGCCAGACGCTAAGACGCAGAGCCGGTAA
- a CDS encoding methyltransferase domain-containing protein: protein MNTFEFDGKKYKMASIHQKEWGNTLISELQLKGDERILDLGCGDGVLTEQLSLAVPNGKVLGIDASIGMIKTAKSIKKDNIEFQQLDINEIDYKNEFDVIFSNAALHWVKDHKRLLKSAYKALKMQGVVLWDFGGDGNCANFIDVVRKKIMDDKYAGYFKGFEWPWFMPSKSQYEDLMYFSGFSNFTIMEVNRDRYFSNEDEMIRWIDQPSIVPFLKYIPDKEKDIFRDEIIAEMKKRTQQSNGTYFETFRRLKIYAKK, encoded by the coding sequence ATGAACACATTTGAATTTGATGGAAAGAAGTACAAAATGGCTTCAATACATCAAAAAGAGTGGGGAAATACACTGATTTCAGAACTTCAACTCAAAGGAGATGAAAGAATTTTGGATTTGGGTTGTGGAGATGGAGTTTTAACAGAGCAATTATCTTTAGCAGTACCAAATGGAAAGGTTTTAGGTATTGATGCTTCAATTGGGATGATAAAAACGGCAAAAAGCATTAAAAAAGATAACATTGAATTCCAACAATTGGATATCAACGAAATAGATTATAAAAATGAATTTGATGTTATTTTTTCAAATGCTGCATTACATTGGGTTAAAGACCATAAAAGATTGCTGAAAAGTGCATATAAAGCATTAAAGATGCAAGGAGTAGTGTTGTGGGATTTTGGCGGTGATGGTAATTGTGCGAACTTTATCGATGTGGTTCGTAAAAAAATAATGGATGATAAATATGCAGGATATTTTAAAGGTTTTGAATGGCCATGGTTCATGCCATCAAAATCTCAATATGAGGATTTAATGTATTTTAGTGGCTTTTCTAATTTTACAATTATGGAGGTGAACAGAGATAGGTATTTTTCAAATGAAGATGAAATGATAAGATGGATAGACCAGCCTTCTATTGTTCCGTTTCTTAAATATATACCCGATAAAGAAAAAGATATATTTCGTGATGAGATAATTGCTGAAATGAAAAAAAGAACGCAGCAGTCAAACGGTACTTATTTTGAAACTTTTCGCAGATTAAAAATATATGCTAAAAAATAA
- a CDS encoding YbaK/EbsC family protein, producing the protein MDIKEIEKLLTSRNIQYEVIQQDKPILSALDAEGYYPVEKSAPTFVLQTENGLIGCMVSLQNGRLDFDKLKQVFGFSKLKMADRKKIKSQTGYDVGAIPLVGLHLPCIFDRKLLKHDFVYGGTGNELFTLKIAPSELLKVNEVIGMFD; encoded by the coding sequence ATGGACATAAAAGAAATAGAGAAACTCCTTACATCGAGAAATATACAGTATGAGGTCATTCAACAGGATAAGCCTATTTTATCTGCATTGGATGCTGAAGGCTATTATCCTGTTGAAAAATCAGCACCTACATTTGTGTTGCAAACAGAGAATGGTTTGATAGGGTGTATGGTTTCTTTACAGAATGGACGACTTGATTTTGACAAATTGAAACAGGTTTTCGGTTTCAGCAAGCTGAAAATGGCTGATAGGAAGAAGATAAAAAGCCAAACTGGATATGACGTTGGAGCCATTCCGCTTGTTGGTTTACATCTTCCCTGTATATTCGACAGAAAACTTCTTAAACATGATTTTGTGTATGGCGGCACTGGAAATGAATTGTTCACATTGAAAATTGCTCCATCGGAATTGCTGAAAGTAAACGAAGTTATAGGAATGTTTGATTAA
- a CDS encoding ABC-2 transporter permease, with translation MKGLIIKDLTVYKRTLKKSNLIFEFALFLALLFFNHYIGLFLFNIVILLTSGMAVAGIMFNDDSASKWEKFMIVLPVSKKDIIFSRFAAVWVILGIEFVEVLLFNILSAVIHAPAMLTTYISFAVIGFLGAFVLSAISLTINYLKDDKLSGVVGMMTIIVAIIVSFLVYQSGVNIIDVLNTSKTILLLLALLGAIVSFVVSFYVSVWGFSRKHS, from the coding sequence ATGAAAGGTCTAATTATAAAAGATTTAACTGTCTACAAAAGGACATTAAAGAAAAGCAATCTCATTTTTGAATTTGCCTTATTTTTAGCACTCCTTTTTTTTAATCATTACATTGGATTATTTTTATTTAACATTGTAATCCTGCTTACATCCGGCATGGCTGTTGCAGGAATTATGTTTAACGATGACAGCGCATCTAAATGGGAAAAATTTATGATCGTTCTTCCTGTCAGCAAAAAAGATATAATTTTTAGTCGTTTTGCAGCGGTATGGGTTATTTTAGGAATTGAATTTGTGGAAGTCCTTTTATTCAACATTTTGTCAGCGGTAATTCATGCCCCTGCAATGTTAACCACATATATCTCTTTTGCTGTAATTGGGTTTTTGGGAGCATTTGTTTTGTCCGCAATATCTTTAACAATCAATTATTTAAAGGATGATAAACTATCAGGCGTAGTTGGTATGATGACGATTATTGTTGCTATCATTGTTTCTTTTTTAGTTTATCAATCTGGCGTTAACATAATTGATGTGCTTAATACTTCAAAAACTATTCTTTTGCTACTGGCACTTTTAGGAGCAATTGTTTCCTTTGTCGTATCATTTTATGTATCGGTATGGGGATTTTCACGAAAGCACAGTTAA
- a CDS encoding winged helix-turn-helix domain-containing protein, with protein sequence MYEAVWREPGDKCQAAVTNVVSALRRKIGYGYIETVVGRGYRFVG encoded by the coding sequence ATCTACGAAGCGGTCTGGAGAGAGCCGGGGGATAAGTGTCAGGCTGCGGTTACAAATGTGGTGAGTGCGCTTAGAAGGAAGATTGGGTATGGGTATATAGAGACTGTGGTTGGGAGAGGGTATCGGTTTGTGGGGTGA
- a CDS encoding ABC transporter ATP-binding protein: MNNAIVVQNLTKNYGDFVLDSLCFELPQGHIMGIIGENGAGKSTTINCILNEVKASSGTIQIFGKDHIAAEKEIKNEIGVIFDECTFPVYFTVKQLEQVMKHAYSNWDTATYYSYVRKFSLPEKKMIKDFSRGMKIKVAFAVALSHNAKLLILDEATSGLDPIIRDDILDILFEFIQNDTHSVLFSSHITDDLEKIADYITFIHAGKKIFTMPKDELLDNYGIVKCTDEQFGAVENGDYIIYQKQDYQYRLLVADRNKTEKKYPKLVVEPASIDDIMLLYVKGEIV, encoded by the coding sequence ATGAATAACGCAATTGTGGTACAGAATTTGACTAAAAATTATGGCGATTTTGTTTTAGACAGTTTGTGTTTTGAATTGCCTCAAGGACATATCATGGGAATTATTGGAGAAAACGGTGCTGGTAAATCTACTACAATCAATTGTATCCTGAATGAGGTAAAAGCCAGTAGTGGAACCATACAAATTTTTGGCAAAGACCATATAGCAGCAGAAAAGGAAATTAAAAACGAGATAGGCGTAATTTTTGATGAATGTACTTTCCCGGTTTATTTCACAGTGAAGCAGCTTGAACAGGTAATGAAACATGCGTATTCAAATTGGGATACTGCAACGTATTATTCGTATGTGAGAAAATTTTCACTTCCAGAGAAAAAGATGATTAAAGATTTTTCAAGAGGGATGAAAATAAAAGTTGCTTTTGCTGTTGCGTTATCACATAATGCCAAGTTACTGATTTTGGACGAAGCGACAAGCGGATTAGATCCCATTATTCGTGATGATATTTTGGATATTCTATTTGAGTTTATACAAAATGACACACATTCCGTATTGTTTTCCTCACATATTACAGACGATTTAGAAAAAATTGCCGATTATATCACTTTTATACATGCAGGCAAAAAAATCTTTACAATGCCTAAAGACGAGTTGTTAGATAATTACGGGATTGTAAAATGCACAGATGAACAGTTCGGAGCTGTTGAAAATGGCGATTATATCATTTATCAAAAACAAGACTATCAATATCGGTTATTGGTTGCCGACAGGAATAAAACAGAGAAAAAATATCCAAAGTTAGTCGTTGAGCCTGCTTCTATAGACGATATTATGCTTCTATATGTGAAAGGAGAAATTGTATGA
- a CDS encoding GntR family transcriptional regulator yields the protein MNIIISNRTSKPIYEQIASQIKGSIMSGELQAGEALPSMRALAKSLKVSVLTVQNAYECLQRDGFIETTAGKGCFVSAQNQDFYLEEQQKKIEELFIAAIEIARCSGIKQEKLETLLKVLCEEE from the coding sequence TTGAATATAATTATTAGCAATCGGACAAGCAAACCTATTTATGAGCAGATAGCCAGTCAGATTAAAGGCTCTATTATGAGCGGAGAATTGCAAGCCGGCGAAGCACTCCCCTCAATGCGGGCTTTGGCAAAATCATTGAAAGTCAGTGTATTGACCGTACAAAATGCCTATGAATGTTTACAAAGAGATGGTTTTATTGAAACCACTGCTGGAAAAGGCTGTTTTGTATCAGCACAAAATCAAGACTTTTATCTTGAAGAACAGCAAAAGAAAATCGAAGAATTGTTTATAGCTGCGATAGAAATTGCACGTTGCAGCGGTATCAAACAGGAAAAGCTGGAAACCCTGCTGAAAGTATTATGTGAGGAGGAGTAA
- a CDS encoding ABC transporter permease subunit, which yields MKTLVKYEFLKVLRKKSALIAMAVSLLITAVFFGLPITQFQINNQDGVLRGLEGIAYEKEQYADISVSLTNEYVTETIREVQALFEDPDHIGYDGNEQFLIEGAYWNGIAPREKLLGLIARNYAAPNVSARYNALTDLDVSDGTDFYQARKDKIETILSDPSNGLSEAEKDYWRNMNSEVEEPFQYGYFGGWEVIISAFELLMFAILAICIVIAPVFAGEYQAGTDAVILSGKYGKTKLTTAKIVAALLFGVLAFTLHVLVAFGISLAAFGMDGWNLPLQINGTTVPYPLTFLEGTLLNLGVIYFVLIAMIGLTLFLSARMKSPYFVLIVVVPVLFIPMFLSPNGTTGIYNLFVLLTPYQSLVPRFNSYLSYQFGSVILDAFAMRGLVYVILTLILLPLARIGFKKHQVA from the coding sequence ATGAAAACTTTGGTTAAGTACGAATTTCTGAAGGTTCTGCGGAAAAAGTCTGCCTTGATTGCAATGGCGGTAAGCCTGCTCATAACCGCTGTTTTCTTTGGCCTGCCAATCACACAGTTTCAGATTAATAACCAGGATGGGGTTCTTCGGGGGTTGGAAGGTATTGCATACGAAAAAGAACAGTATGCGGACATCTCTGTCTCCTTAACGAATGAATATGTTACTGAAACCATCCGGGAAGTGCAGGCGCTCTTTGAAGATCCGGATCATATAGGCTATGACGGGAATGAGCAGTTTTTAATTGAGGGCGCATATTGGAACGGGATTGCACCACGGGAAAAGCTGTTGGGATTGATCGCAAGAAACTATGCTGCTCCCAATGTGAGCGCTAGGTACAATGCACTCACTGATTTAGATGTTTCGGATGGAACAGACTTCTATCAGGCACGAAAGGACAAAATCGAAACGATACTGAGTGACCCTTCTAATGGGCTGTCAGAAGCAGAAAAAGATTATTGGCGGAATATGAACAGTGAGGTGGAAGAACCCTTCCAATATGGCTACTTCGGCGGATGGGAAGTAATTATTTCTGCCTTTGAACTGTTAATGTTTGCGATTTTGGCCATCTGTATTGTGATCGCACCTGTTTTTGCCGGTGAATATCAGGCTGGCACAGATGCAGTCATTTTGTCCGGCAAGTATGGAAAGACCAAGTTGACCACGGCAAAAATTGTTGCTGCACTTTTATTTGGAGTGTTGGCATTTACCCTTCATGTTCTCGTTGCATTTGGTATCTCACTTGCGGCATTTGGAATGGATGGCTGGAATCTTCCTTTGCAGATCAACGGCACTACCGTTCCTTATCCGCTTACATTCCTGGAGGGTACGCTTCTCAATTTGGGTGTCATTTATTTCGTCCTAATCGCCATGATTGGCTTGACTCTTTTCCTGTCAGCCAGAATGAAAAGCCCTTACTTTGTACTAATCGTTGTTGTTCCGGTGCTTTTTATACCCATGTTCCTTTCTCCGAATGGAACCACTGGAATCTACAATTTGTTTGTACTTTTGACACCGTATCAATCACTGGTTCCTCGTTTCAACTCGTACCTTTCCTATCAGTTCGGTTCCGTAATTTTGGACGCTTTTGCCATGAGAGGACTTGTTTATGTGATACTGACATTGATTTTGCTGCCTCTTGCGAGGATCGGCTTTAAGAAACACCAGGTTGCATAA
- a CDS encoding winged helix-turn-helix domain-containing protein, whose translation MLAQMNIERQPVIQRGNLTIDPQCCMVLLEAENISLYPKEFDVLILLAQYPGWVLSPEQIYETVWKESVAGCEHVIYNVICQLRRKLKNPDLIQTMVGRGYRFVG comes from the coding sequence ATGTTAGCACAAATGAATATAGAACGCCAGCCTGTTATCCAACGGGGCAACCTTACCATTGATCCACAGTGCTGCATGGTTTTATTAGAAGCAGAAAATATCAGTCTGTATCCAAAAGAATTTGATGTCCTTATCCTGCTGGCACAGTATCCCGGTTGGGTGCTTTCGCCGGAACAGATATATGAAACTGTTTGGAAGGAAAGCGTGGCAGGGTGTGAGCATGTGATCTATAATGTGATCTGCCAGCTTAGAAGGAAACTGAAAAATCCAGATTTGATTCAGACGATGGTTGGGAGAGGTTATCGGTTTGTGGGGTAG
- a CDS encoding ABC transporter ATP-binding protein: MELQLQHLRKQYGTKCAVDNVSIHLEPGVYGLLGANGAGKTTLMRMICGVLKPTSGSIRLDGKTMQELGERYYTHLGYMPQDFGFYPDFTAREFMLYMAAVKGLDKKHARVRTEELLELVNLRDVADKKIKSYSGGMKQRLGIAQAELNDPDILILDEPTAGLDPKERVRFRNIISDFAKDKIVILSTHIVSDVSYIADIILMMKQGKILLQGPRETVTNSIGGKVWEVMVDERKAAWYSRNLRVVNLHHEGNLVRLRIVDDVPPAPDTSIVEPGLEDLFLYHFSEDVQDERSDDNENFG; this comes from the coding sequence ATGGAACTTCAATTACAGCATTTGCGCAAGCAATATGGAACGAAGTGCGCTGTCGATAATGTAAGTATCCATTTAGAACCCGGCGTATATGGCCTGCTTGGTGCAAACGGAGCAGGAAAAACCACTTTAATGCGGATGATCTGCGGTGTGCTGAAACCAACATCCGGCAGCATCCGCTTGGATGGAAAGACAATGCAGGAGCTGGGGGAACGCTACTACACTCATTTGGGCTATATGCCGCAGGACTTCGGATTCTATCCCGATTTTACAGCACGTGAGTTTATGCTCTACATGGCAGCGGTAAAAGGCCTGGACAAAAAACACGCCAGAGTCCGGACGGAGGAACTGCTGGAATTGGTGAATCTGCGTGATGTGGCAGACAAGAAGATCAAGTCATATTCCGGCGGTATGAAACAGCGTTTAGGAATCGCACAAGCGGAACTGAACGATCCTGACATTCTGATTCTGGATGAGCCAACTGCAGGGCTTGACCCGAAGGAGCGTGTCCGCTTCCGCAATATCATTTCCGACTTTGCTAAAGATAAGATTGTGATTCTCTCCACCCACATTGTTTCGGATGTTTCGTATATTGCAGATATTATCCTGATGATGAAACAAGGTAAAATATTGCTCCAGGGTCCTAGGGAAACCGTCACGAACAGTATTGGGGGCAAAGTGTGGGAGGTTATGGTTGATGAGCGCAAAGCTGCGTGGTACAGCCGGAACCTTCGCGTTGTCAACCTGCACCACGAAGGTAATTTGGTTCGTTTGCGGATTGTAGATGATGTGCCACCTGCACCGGATACCAGTATCGTGGAACCCGGTCTGGAAGATCTGTTCCTGTATCATTTCAGCGAAGATGTGCAGGATGAAAGGAGTGATGATAATGAAAACTTTGGTTAA
- a CDS encoding HAMP domain-containing sensor histidine kinase, with the protein MFYYAFSIPEPEGLSLAAWPNRFTENFSTWIQNEDGSITIEDIGLERLDEYGLWLQVVDESGQEIFSHNKPSDYPSNYSASELVELAASGYENGNTVFVSSYEDSGNTWNYIVGFPYAIGKYMLYYNGETVSRLSPMFRMGIFFIIFVGSSLFLIYGFWLTRQMGKISRGIGAVSLRTYQKLPEKGIFNGIYAALNKMDAEIRYSDQLKNKTERARQEWIANITHDLKTPLSPVKGYAELLAHGTANDSQTVQEYGSIILKNVDHVEKLINDLKLTYQLESGALPFHPEQVRLVRYLKELVIDIVNDPAFSNRNIEFECDLPEITATIDPDLFHRAVCNLVVNALVHNPPDTTITVSVSEDNGKGICLSVRDNGVGISETEQAELFTRYYRGTNTKEKPEGSGLGLAIAKQIITLHGGDIAVKSKLGDGTEFSIQIPAN; encoded by the coding sequence TTGTTTTATTATGCTTTTTCCATCCCTGAACCGGAAGGGTTAAGTCTGGCAGCATGGCCGAACCGCTTTACTGAAAATTTTTCAACATGGATACAAAATGAGGATGGATCGATTACAATAGAGGACATAGGATTAGAAAGGCTGGACGAATATGGGCTTTGGCTTCAAGTCGTTGATGAATCAGGACAGGAAATTTTTTCCCATAACAAGCCCTCAGATTATCCTTCCAATTACTCGGCCTCTGAATTGGTGGAATTGGCGGCAAGCGGATATGAAAACGGGAATACAGTTTTTGTGAGCAGTTATGAAGATTCCGGCAATACATGGAACTACATTGTTGGTTTTCCTTATGCTATTGGGAAATATATGCTCTATTATAACGGTGAAACCGTGAGCCGTCTTTCTCCGATGTTTCGGATGGGGATATTTTTTATAATCTTTGTGGGCAGTTCGCTATTTCTTATTTATGGTTTTTGGCTCACACGCCAAATGGGGAAAATATCAAGAGGGATTGGCGCTGTTTCACTCCGCACCTATCAGAAGCTCCCGGAAAAAGGCATATTCAATGGTATTTACGCGGCACTCAATAAAATGGACGCAGAAATTCGTTACAGCGATCAGCTCAAGAACAAAACAGAGCGTGCGCGTCAGGAATGGATTGCCAATATCACTCATGACTTAAAAACCCCACTTTCTCCTGTAAAGGGATATGCGGAGCTGCTTGCGCATGGGACGGCAAACGATAGCCAGACGGTGCAGGAATATGGTTCGATTATCTTGAAAAATGTCGATCATGTCGAAAAGCTGATAAATGATCTGAAGCTGACCTATCAACTGGAATCAGGGGCATTGCCCTTTCATCCCGAACAGGTGCGGCTGGTGCGCTATCTAAAAGAATTGGTGATAGATATTGTAAACGACCCGGCATTTTCAAATCGAAACATAGAGTTTGAATGTGACCTTCCAGAGATTACAGCCACCATTGACCCTGATCTATTTCATCGGGCGGTGTGCAATCTTGTTGTCAACGCACTTGTTCATAATCCGCCTGACACAACGATAACTGTATCTGTTTCGGAAGATAATGGAAAGGGCATCTGTCTTTCCGTCCGTGATAATGGAGTAGGGATAAGCGAGACGGAACAGGCTGAACTGTTCACCAGATATTATCGAGGAACCAATACAAAAGAAAAGCCGGAGGGCAGCGGCCTGGGACTTGCGATTGCAAAGCAAATTATCACACTGCACGGTGGCGATATTGCTGTTAAGAGTAAGCTGGGCGATGGTACGGAGTTTTCAATACAGATTCCTGCAAATTAA
- a CDS encoding response regulator transcription factor produces the protein MAEYKIMIVDDEPDILILLEKALNMEGFSDIVKCGNGLVAVDACQKLLPDLMILDVMLPDIDGYEVCRQIRQFSHCPILFLSSKNDEVDKILGLAVGGDDYVTKPFSPKEVAFRVKAQLRRAEYQKSPDRTHIITVGDLVIDPDGCGAAKSGRDMELTAREFEILHYLAQNLGRVVSRERLYEAIWGEDSFGCDNTIMVHIRHLREKLEDNPTKPQYIITMKGLGYKLVNPDEK, from the coding sequence ATGGCTGAATATAAAATAATGATTGTTGACGATGAACCAGATATTTTGATTCTGCTGGAAAAGGCACTGAATATGGAGGGTTTTTCTGATATTGTCAAATGTGGTAATGGACTCGTTGCCGTAGATGCCTGCCAAAAACTCCTCCCAGATCTTATGATTTTGGATGTGATGCTGCCGGACATCGACGGTTATGAGGTGTGCAGACAAATCAGGCAGTTTTCCCATTGCCCGATCCTGTTCCTTTCCTCAAAAAATGATGAAGTTGATAAGATACTCGGTTTGGCTGTGGGCGGCGATGATTATGTTACAAAGCCTTTTAGTCCCAAGGAGGTAGCTTTTCGAGTGAAAGCACAACTGCGTCGGGCTGAATATCAGAAAAGCCCGGATAGAACCCACATTATCACTGTTGGAGATTTAGTGATTGACCCGGACGGTTGCGGAGCCGCAAAGAGTGGCAGGGATATGGAACTGACTGCAAGAGAATTTGAAATTCTGCATTATCTGGCCCAAAATTTAGGACGTGTAGTAAGCCGTGAACGTCTGTATGAAGCGATTTGGGGCGAAGATAGCTTTGGGTGTGACAATACGATCATGGTGCATATCAGGCATCTGCGCGAAAAACTGGAGGATAATCCCACAAAGCCGCAGTATATTATCACAATGAAAGGTTTAGGTTATAAGCTGGTGAATCCTGATGAAAAATAG